One part of the Cinclus cinclus chromosome 20, bCinCin1.1, whole genome shotgun sequence genome encodes these proteins:
- the NARF gene encoding nuclear prelamin A recognition factor isoform X1 — MKCENCTKKECSKKQKNDDTQSTSVDALSSNDGFEEKNEFDTLANAKVLLSDCLACDSCMTLEEGARVFQQNQKEFFRILNLNKKCDTSKHKVLAVSLCPQSLPYFAAKFNLSVNEAAKRLCGFLKSLGVHYVFDTTIAADFSILESQREFVQRYQRRNQEEHALPMFASACPGWIRYAERVLTNLVTSHICTAKSPQQIMGSLVKGYFARQQNLSPDKIFHIVVAPCYDKKLEALREDFYTALYNSPEVDCVLTSGEIVQIMEQKNVSMKDVTEVAVDSLFDDLKEGDVVRHDGKRSDGYLEHIFKHAAKELFGMDVKEITYKALKNKDFQEVTLEKDGETVLRFAAAYGFRNIQNMVLKLKKGKFLYHFVEVLACPGVPNLRGYSEMVVVKGKKRQGT; from the exons ATGAAGTGCGAGAACTGCACCAAAAAG gaatgcagtaaaaaacagaaaaatgatgATACGCAAAGTACGTCTGTTGATGCATTGAGTTCAAATGATGGCTTTGAAGAG AAAAATGAGTTTGATACATTGGCTAATGCTAAAGTACTCCTTAGCGACTGCCTAGCTTGTGACAGTTGCATGACATTGGAAGAAGGAGCCAGAGTTTTCCAACAGAATCAGAAGGAGTTCTTTCGTATTCTCAACCTTAATAAG AAATGTGATACCTCAAAACACAAAGTGTTGGCAGTGTCTCTATGCCCTCAGTCATTGCCTTATTTTGCTGCTAAATTCAATCTCTCTGTGAATGAAGCAGCCAAGAGACTCTGTGGGTTCCTCAAAAGTCTTG GGGTGCATTATGTATTTGACACCACTATAGCTGCAGATTTCAGTATCCTGGAGAGCCAGAGGGAATTTGTGCAGCGGTACCAACGGAGGAACCAGGAGGAACATGCCTTACCAATGTTTGCCTCTGCTTGCCCTG GTTGGATCCGATATGCTGAAAGGGTCCTCACCAACTTGGTCACCTCTCACATTTGCACTGCCAAGTCTCCACAGCAGATCATGGGCTCCCTAGTGAAGGGCTACTTTGCCAGGCAGCAG AACTTGTCTCCTGATAAAATCTTCCATATAGTCGTGGCACCTTGCTATGACAAAAAGCTGGAAGCCTTGAGGGAAGATTTCTACACTGCCTTGTATAATTCACCAGAAGTTGATTGTGTCCTGACATcag GTGAAATTGTCCAAATAATGGAACAGAAAAATGTGTCTATGAAAGATGTGACTGAAGTAGCTGTAGATAGTTT GTTTGATGACCTAAAGGAGGGAGATGTAGTACGGCATGATGGGAAGAGATCTGATGGTTACCTGGAGCACATTTTTAAACATGCTGCAAAGGAGCTTTTTGGCATGGATGTCAAGGAGATAACCTACAAAGCATTAAA GAACAAGGACTTTCAAGAAGTTACCCTTGAAAAGGATGGGGAGACAGTGCTGCGTTTTGCAGCAGCTTATGGCTTTCGAAATATCCAAAACATGGTCCTGAAGttgaaaaaaggaaagtttttaTACCATTTTGTAGAAGTCCTTGCCTGCCCAGGAG TGCCAAACCTCAGAGGATACTCTGAAATGGTGGTTGTCAAGGGCAAGAAAAGACAAGGAACATAA
- the NARF gene encoding nuclear prelamin A recognition factor isoform X2: MKCENCTKKECSKKQKNDDTQSTSVDALSSNDGFEEKNEFDTLANAKVLLSDCLACDSCMTLEEGARVFQQNQKEFFRILNLNKKCDTSKHKVLAVSLCPQSLPYFAAKFNLSVNEAAKRLCGFLKSLGVHYVFDTTIAADFSILESQREFVQRYQRRNQEEHALPMFASACPGWIRYAERVLTNLVTSHICTAKSPQQIMGSLVKGYFARQQNLSPDKIFHIVVAPCYDKKLEALREDFYTALYNSPEVDCVLTSGEIVQIMEQKNVSMKDVTEVAVDSLFDDLKEGDVVRHDGKRSDGYLEHIFKHAAKELFGMDVKEITYKALKNKDFQEVTLEKDGETVLRFAAAYGFRNIQNMVLKLKKGKFLYHFVEVLACPGGCLNGKGQAQTEDGKPDRALLAQMEEVYATIPVRLPETNLHVQRMYQDWLEGMDSKKVQDTLHTTYSAANQSTSSLDIKW, from the exons ATGAAGTGCGAGAACTGCACCAAAAAG gaatgcagtaaaaaacagaaaaatgatgATACGCAAAGTACGTCTGTTGATGCATTGAGTTCAAATGATGGCTTTGAAGAG AAAAATGAGTTTGATACATTGGCTAATGCTAAAGTACTCCTTAGCGACTGCCTAGCTTGTGACAGTTGCATGACATTGGAAGAAGGAGCCAGAGTTTTCCAACAGAATCAGAAGGAGTTCTTTCGTATTCTCAACCTTAATAAG AAATGTGATACCTCAAAACACAAAGTGTTGGCAGTGTCTCTATGCCCTCAGTCATTGCCTTATTTTGCTGCTAAATTCAATCTCTCTGTGAATGAAGCAGCCAAGAGACTCTGTGGGTTCCTCAAAAGTCTTG GGGTGCATTATGTATTTGACACCACTATAGCTGCAGATTTCAGTATCCTGGAGAGCCAGAGGGAATTTGTGCAGCGGTACCAACGGAGGAACCAGGAGGAACATGCCTTACCAATGTTTGCCTCTGCTTGCCCTG GTTGGATCCGATATGCTGAAAGGGTCCTCACCAACTTGGTCACCTCTCACATTTGCACTGCCAAGTCTCCACAGCAGATCATGGGCTCCCTAGTGAAGGGCTACTTTGCCAGGCAGCAG AACTTGTCTCCTGATAAAATCTTCCATATAGTCGTGGCACCTTGCTATGACAAAAAGCTGGAAGCCTTGAGGGAAGATTTCTACACTGCCTTGTATAATTCACCAGAAGTTGATTGTGTCCTGACATcag GTGAAATTGTCCAAATAATGGAACAGAAAAATGTGTCTATGAAAGATGTGACTGAAGTAGCTGTAGATAGTTT GTTTGATGACCTAAAGGAGGGAGATGTAGTACGGCATGATGGGAAGAGATCTGATGGTTACCTGGAGCACATTTTTAAACATGCTGCAAAGGAGCTTTTTGGCATGGATGTCAAGGAGATAACCTACAAAGCATTAAA GAACAAGGACTTTCAAGAAGTTACCCTTGAAAAGGATGGGGAGACAGTGCTGCGTTTTGCAGCAGCTTATGGCTTTCGAAATATCCAAAACATGGTCCTGAAGttgaaaaaaggaaagtttttaTACCATTTTGTAGAAGTCCTTGCCTGCCCAGGAG ggtGCCTCAATGGAAAGGGCCAGGCCCAGACTGAGGATGGCAAACCAGACAGAGCCCTGCTTGCCCAGATGGAAGAGGTGTATGCCACGATTCCCGTCAGGCTGCCAGAAACCAACCTGCACGTCCAGAGGATGTACCAGGACTGGCTGGAGGGCATGGACTCCAAGAAGGTCCAGGACACTTTGCACACCACGTACAGTGCAGCAAATCAAAGCACGAGCAGTTTGGATATCAAGTGGTAA